One Microbacterium sp. zg-B96 genomic region harbors:
- a CDS encoding alpha-hydroxy-acid oxidizing protein, which yields MSTVAPEDPAAFARGISRRTQSDVYRAGISGTTPRVPVDPVRLEQAARRALSAEAFAYIAGGAGAEHTVAANAAAFDDWQVWPRPLRDVSDRDLSIDLFGTRRPTPLLLAPLGVMELAHADADVAVARAAASAGVPYTLSNQASQSMEQVRDAAPAGSRLFQLYWSASDDLNASLLARAEASGCEAVVITLDTHLLGWRTRDLDLAYLPFTRGLGIAQYTSDPVFRRLVQERAGTADAAAHPAAKVRMTPKTVLAGVSIARKGAGLTGTTSVRDNLRSPLPRAAVETFLDVFSTPTLTWERLALVREWTSLPIVLKGIVHPDDAARALDAGVDGVWISNHGGRQIDRSVPTLAVLPAIAQRVAGRVPIVFDSGIRTGADVFIALALGATAVALGRPYAYGLAVAGEDGVGEVVRNVLAELDITLGLSGHTAVADLGPDALRHLPALG from the coding sequence ATGAGCACCGTCGCTCCCGAGGACCCCGCCGCGTTCGCCCGCGGCATCTCCCGGCGCACCCAGTCCGACGTGTACCGGGCCGGCATCAGCGGCACGACCCCGCGCGTGCCGGTGGATCCGGTGCGGCTGGAGCAGGCCGCGCGCCGCGCGCTGAGCGCCGAGGCGTTCGCGTACATCGCCGGCGGGGCCGGTGCCGAGCACACGGTGGCGGCGAACGCGGCCGCCTTCGATGACTGGCAGGTGTGGCCCAGGCCGCTGCGCGACGTCTCGGATCGCGACCTGTCGATCGACCTGTTCGGCACGCGCCGGCCCACCCCGCTGCTGCTGGCGCCGCTGGGCGTCATGGAACTGGCCCACGCCGACGCCGACGTCGCGGTCGCGCGCGCTGCGGCATCCGCCGGCGTTCCTTACACGTTGAGCAACCAGGCATCGCAGTCGATGGAGCAGGTGCGGGATGCCGCGCCGGCCGGTTCCCGGCTGTTCCAGCTGTACTGGTCCGCCTCGGACGACCTCAACGCGTCGCTGCTCGCGCGCGCCGAGGCGTCGGGGTGCGAAGCGGTCGTCATCACGCTCGACACGCACCTGCTCGGCTGGCGCACCCGCGACCTGGATCTGGCCTACCTGCCGTTCACGCGGGGCCTCGGCATCGCGCAGTACACCAGCGACCCGGTGTTCCGCCGGCTGGTGCAGGAGCGCGCCGGGACGGCGGATGCCGCGGCGCACCCTGCCGCGAAGGTGCGGATGACGCCGAAGACCGTGCTGGCCGGAGTGAGCATCGCGCGCAAGGGCGCCGGGCTCACCGGCACCACCAGCGTGCGCGACAACCTCCGCTCGCCGCTGCCGCGCGCCGCCGTCGAGACGTTCCTCGACGTCTTCTCCACCCCGACGCTCACGTGGGAACGGCTCGCCCTGGTGCGGGAATGGACGTCGCTGCCGATCGTCCTGAAGGGCATCGTGCATCCGGATGACGCGGCGCGCGCGCTGGATGCCGGCGTCGACGGCGTCTGGATCTCCAACCACGGCGGCCGCCAGATCGACCGGTCGGTGCCGACGCTGGCCGTGCTGCCGGCGATCGCGCAGCGGGTGGCCGGCCGTGTGCCGATCGTGTTCGATTCCGGCATCCGCACCGGCGCCGACGTCTTCATCGCCCTGGCGCTGGGAGCGACCGCGGTCGCGCTGGGCCGTCCGTATGCGTACGGCCTCGCGGTCGCAGGCGAGGACGGCGTGGGTGAGGTGGTGCGCAATGTGCTCGCCGAGCTCGACATCACCCTCGGCCTGTCGGGACACACCGCCGTCGCCGACCTTGGACCGGATGCGCTGCGGCACCTCCCCGCTCTAGGCTGA
- a CDS encoding DUF4870 domain-containing protein, with product MAPPPPQPPYGAPYGPMPMSPADEKMWATLVHIGGVFFGFLPALIGYLILRDRGPFVRAHTAQALNFQLTVLIGLVAGGILVFLLIGVLVLIVVAVLDVVYSIIAGVKAGQGQWYRYPMTIQFVR from the coding sequence ATGGCGCCCCCGCCCCCGCAGCCTCCGTATGGCGCGCCCTACGGGCCGATGCCGATGAGCCCGGCGGACGAGAAGATGTGGGCAACGCTCGTGCACATCGGCGGGGTGTTCTTCGGCTTCCTGCCCGCCCTCATCGGGTACCTCATCCTGCGCGACCGCGGCCCGTTCGTCCGCGCGCACACCGCGCAGGCGCTCAACTTCCAGCTGACCGTGCTGATCGGATTGGTCGCCGGCGGCATCCTGGTGTTCCTGCTCATCGGCGTGCTCGTGCTGATCGTCGTCGCCGTCCTCGATGTCGTGTACTCGATCATCGCCGGCGTGAAAGCGGGCCAGGGGCAGTGGTACCGCTACCCCATGACGATCCAGTTCGTGCGCTGA